The genome window GACGGGGCGTCCGGGACGTGGCGCGGGGCCTGGCCGGGGGGCTGTTCCGGCCTCCGGTCCGGGGCGAAAATACTTTCCCCGACGCACATGTCCATGCCCCATCGTTCTTGCGGCGGCCTTCCAAACACCTTAAAGGCAGGGAAACCAGAAGATAAATGCGAGGTCGGAATGGTCGGTGCGGCGGGTTTGATGAGCGGCAAGCGCGGGCTGATCATGGGTGTTGCCAATGATAAGTCCATTGCCTGGGGGATTGCCCGGGAATGTGCGGCCGCAGGCGCCGAGATAGCCTTCACCTTCCAGGGTGAGGCACTGGAGCGGCGTGTGCGCCCGCTGGCGGAATCCATCGGGTCGGACATGATCCTGCCCTGCGACGTGACGGACCCCGCATCGATCGACGCGGCCTTCGCCGCGATCGAGGCGCGATGGGGCAAGCTGGACTTCATCGTCCACGCGATCGGCTTTTCGGACAAGAACGAGCTGCGCGGCCGCTACGTGGACACCAGCTACGCGAATTTCGAGCTGACGATGAACGTCTCCGTCTATTCCTTCACGGCTGTCGCGCAGCGCGCCGAGAAGCTGATGGGCGACGGCGGCTCGATGCTCACCCTCACCTATTACGGCTCCGAGCGGGTGATGCCGCATTACAACGTGATGGGCATCGCGAAATCGGCGCTGGAATGCTCCGTGCGCTACATGGCGATGGACCTCGGGCCGCGCGGCATCCGGGTGAACTCGCTCTCCGCCGGGCCGATCAAGACGCTGGCGGCCTCGGGCATCGGCGATTTCCGCTACATCCTGAAGTGGAATGAGCTGAACTCCCCCCTGCGCCGCAACGTGACCACCACGGACGTGGGCAAGGCCGGGATGTACCTGCTCTCCGACCTCTCCTCCGGCGTGACGGGCGAGAACCACCATGTCGATTCCGGATACCACGTCGTGGGCATGAAGGCCGAGGACGCACCGGACATCGACGTCGTTTCGGGGCGCAAGGAATGACCGACCGGCTGCCGCACGAGAAAGGGTTCCACGTCTCCTGGGACCAGATCCACCGCGACAGCCGCGCGCTCGCCTGGCGGCTGGACCACCAGGGCCCGGGCGAAGGCGGGGTGTGGACGGCCGTGGTCGCCATCACCCGCGGCGGCATGGCCCCGGCGATGATCCTCGCCCGCGAGCTCGACATCCGCGTCGTCGACACGATCTCGGTGAAGAGCTACGATCACCAGACCCAGGCCGAGGCCCATGTCCTGAAGGCGCCCGACGCGGCGATGATGGGCGACGGCACCGGCATCCTCGTGGTCGACGACCTGGTGGATTCCGGCAAGACCCTCGAACTGGTGCGCAGCCTCTACCCGAAGGCGCATTTCGCCACCGTCTACGCCAAGCCCAAGGGCCGGCCGATGGTCGACACCTACGTGACCGAGGTGAGCCAGGACACCTGGATCTTCTTCCCCTGGGACATGGCGCTGCAATACGTCGAGCCCTACCGGGGCCGCTGAGCCCCGCCCGACCGCCGGGCGCTCTTCTTGAGCGTGTCCGGCAGCCCACGGTCTCTGCTCCGCCTCCCCCGGGCCCCTCTCCCCCGCGCACGTCGCGCCGCCCGGTCTCGGCCTCCGCGCATGGCCCGTCTCTCCTGCGCGTGCGGCGTCAGCCGGTCTCTCCTCCGCGTAGCGCGCCTCGCCAGCGCGCTTGGCAGCGCCCGGTCTCCCCCACGGGCACGGCCCGTCTCTCCTTCGCGCGGGGCTCCGGCCGGCCCCTCCTCCGCCTCCCGAGCAGCGCGTCCCTCCAGCGCGCCCGGCGGCGCCCGGTCTCCCCTCACGGGCCCGGCCCGTCTCTCCCTCGCGTGGGGCTCCGGCCGGTCCCTCCTCCGCCACCCACGTAGCGCGTCCCTCCAGCGCGCCCGGCGGTGCCCGCCCCCCTCACGCGCATGGCCCCTGCTTCGGGCGCGGCGGCTGCCGGCCTCTCCTCAGTGTCCCGAGCGGGGCGCGTCTCTGCCGCGCGCCCGGTGCCGCCCAAGCGCCCTCACGGCGGATCACGCGCCATCACGGCCCCGGGGCCGGGCCCGCGCGCGCTTGAGGCTGGCGGCGGGGGCGTTATATCGTGGGGCATGTTCAGCAATTTCTTCGAATCGCTCATGGCCGCCTCCGGTGGCGAGCGCCGCCTCCACGCCGATGACGAACGCCTCGCGCTCGCGGCGCTGCTGGTGCGCGTCGCCCGGGCCGACGGCGTGTACGAGGCCTCCGAACGCGCCGAGATCGACCGGGTGCTCGCCGCCCGCTTCGCCCTCTCCACGCCCGACACCGAGGCCCTGCGCAGGTCGGCTGAGGCGGTGGAGAACGACGCGCCGGACACCGTGCGCTTCACCCGCACCCTCAAGGACGCCGTGCCCTACGAGCAGCGCCTCGGGCTGGTGGAGGCGCTGTGGCAGGTGGCCCTGGCCGATGACCGGCGCTCCAACGCGGAGAACAACCTGCTGCGGCTGGTGGTGAACCTGCTGGGCGTGTCGGACCGCGACAGCGGCATCGCCCGCCAGACCGTGCAGGACCGGCTCGGCGCAGGCGGCCCGGCCACACAGGGCGGCCCCTGGGGCGCCTGAGCGACGCTCCCTCTCCGTCTCGCCGCACTCCCGAAGCAGGACCTGTTCCTGGTGCCCGCCCTTGCGGCTGCCTCGGGACACTCACTGGCGGCGTCTCCCGCCATCTGCAGGCCCTCATCCTCACCGGCCCTCTCCAGAAAATCCGGCTCGCGTTACCAGCCTTGCGCCCGGCGGAGGCTGTTTCCGTCACCAGCCGTGCGCCTGGCGGAGGTCGCTCCCGTCACCGGCCGTGCGGCCGGCGGGGCCTGCTCAGGTCCCCAGCTTTGCGCCAGGCGGGGATTGCTCCCGTCACCAGCCGTGCGCCCGGCGGGGGTTGCTCCGGTCCCCAGCTCTGCGCCGGGCGGGGGCTGCTCCGGTCCCCAGCTTTGCACCGGGCGGGCGCTGCTCCCGTGATCGGCCGTGCACCCGGCGGGGGCCCTTGCCCTCGGGGGCATCGAGCCCCGTCGGGCGCCCGGCGGCGGCGGCGCGCCCGGGCGCCTCTCTCCGGACAGGAAAAGGCCCGGCAGGGCCGGGCCTTTCGCGGGTCAGGATGCGGCAGCGGGGCGCGGCCCCGGCGCCGGTCACTTCACGATGATCTCCGGCCCCATGCGCGAGTTCGGCAGCCAGGTGCTGAGCGCGGGAATGTAGGTGACCATGATGAGGAAGACGAAGAGCACCGCCACGAAGGGCAGAGCCGCCTTCACCACCCGCATCACCGACATGCCGGCCACGCCGGAGGTGACGAAGAGGTTCAGCCCCACCGGCGGCGTGATCATGCCGATCTCCATGTTCACCACCATGATGATGCCCAGATGGATCGGGTCGATACCCAGGTCCACCGCGATCGGGAAGATCAGCGGCGCGACGATCACGATCAGGCCCGAGGGCTCCATGAACTGCCCGCCGATGAGCAGGATCACGTTCACCACGATGAGGAAGCTCCACCAGCTCAGGCCCGCGTCGAGCAGCGAGGCGGCGAGTTCCTGGGGGATCTGCTCATCGGTGAGCACGTGCTTGAGGATGAGCGCGTTGGCGATGATGAACATCAGCATCACCGTGAGCTTGCCGCTCTCGAACAGCGCCTTGCGGGTGTCGGGGTGGAAGAAGGCGGTGACCGGGCTGAGCGGGCGGCGATGGAACGGGAGCGGACGGCCGTCCGTCCCGGCCAGCGGGCCCATGTCGCGGTAGACGAAGTTCGCCACGAAGAAGGCGTAGACGGCGGCGACGGCGGCGGCCTCCGTGGGGGTGAACAGCGCGGGCGTGAGGCCCGGCACGCCGTAGATGCCCACCATGATGACCACGATCAGCAGCAGGCCCCAGAAGGCGTCACGCGCGCCGGTGCCCACCTCACCCCAGCCCTGCCACTCCCCGCGCGGCAGGTTGCGCAGGCGGGCGACGACGTAGATCGCCAGCATCAGCATGAAACCGGCCAGGATGCCGGGGATCACGCCGGCGAGGAACATCCGCCCCACGGAGACATCCGTGGCCGCGGCATAGACCACCATCACGATGGAGGGCGGGATCAGGATGCCCAGCGTGCCCGCGTTGCAGATCACCCCGGCGGCGAAGTCCTTCGAATAGCCCTGCTGGCGCATGGCGGTGATCACGATGGAGCCGATGGCGACCACGGTGGCCGGGGAGGAGCCCGAGAGCGCCGCGAACATCATGCAGGAGAACACGCCGGCGATGGCGAGCCCGCCGGGCATGTGCCCCACGCAGGCGATGGCGAAGCGGATGATGCGCCGCGCCACGCCGCCGGTGGACATGAAGGTGGAGGCCAGCACGAAGAACGGGATGGCGGTGAGGGTGTAATGCCCGGCCATCGCGTTGAAGAAGGTCTGCGCCACGGCGCCCAGCGAGGTGTCCGACAGCACCAGCAGGAAGACCATCGAGGAGAAGCCGAGCGCCACGGCGATCGGCACGCCGACCAGCAGCAGGCCGACGATCATGATGAAGAGCAGTGCGACGTCCATTGGATCAGCCTTCCTTGTCGGCGCGCGCGGCCGCGTCTTCGACGAGTTCCTCGGCCTCGTGGCTCGCGATCACGTTCTCGATCTCGCCGCGCCCCAGCCGCACCGCGGCCTGCACGAAACGGAAGGTGAGCAGCGCGAAGCCCAGCGGCAGGATGAGATAGGGCAGCACCCGGGGGATCTTCTCGTACTCGTCGCCGTCATTGAACCAGCCGGAGAGGAACTCCAGGAACCCCGGCATGGGAATGTCGCTCACCTCGTACCAGCCCTGCGGCAGGAACTGCGGCACGAAGCCGGTGGGCAGCCAGCGCCCGGTGGTGGGGGGGAGATTGGCGAACGGCGCCCAGTAATCCCACGAGCCCTTCAGCAGCAGCAGCGCGTAGAGGATGCACACCAGCACGGCGAACCCGCCGAACATCCGGCGCACCGGCAGCGGAAACACCATGATCAGCGCATCCACCCCGAGGTTGGCGGAGACCTTCACGCAATAGCTGATGCCGAAGATCACCAGCCAGGCGAAGAGATACCCTGTCATCTCCACCGCCCAGAGGAACTCCACCTGCGGCAGGATCACCCCGTTGAACAGGTAGCGGATCGGCACGTTGATGAAGGTGATGAGCGTCATCAGCCCGAGCAGAACCGCGATCGCCGTCTCCTCGAACCCGTTCACGAAGCGCGCCACGGGGCCCGCTGGCTCGATTGTCTTGCCGGACATGGCCGGTCCTCCTCCCCTGTTGTCATCCGATGCGCGCCGGCAATGGGCGCCGGACAGGGAGAGGCGGCCCGGGGCCGCCTCTCCGCTCTCGCCTGCGCGGGGATCAGTGCTTGTCGTTGATGCTCTGGGCCAGCGCGATGAACTCCGGGCTCACGTCCTTCTCGAACTGCTCCCAGACCGGCTTCATCGCCACCACCCAGTCCTTGCGCTGCTCGGGGGTGAGCTCGCGGATCACGCCGCCGGCGTCGAGGATGGCCTGGCGCGCGGCCATGTCCACCGCGTTCACCTCGGCGTTGCGCTCATCCGTCACCTCGTCGAGGATCTGGGAGATCTGGGTGCGCACGTCCTCCGGCAGGCCCATCCACCACTGGGCGTTCACCGCCACCAGGTAGTCGAGCAGGCCGTGGTTGGTCTCGGTGGAGCCGTCCTGCACCTCGAAGAACTTCTGGCCGTAGATGTTGGACCAGGTGTTCTCCTGCCCGTCGACGACACCGGTCTGCAGCGCGCCGTAGACCTCCGAGAAGGCCATCTTCTGCGGGCTCGCACCCAGCGCCGACATCTGCGCCACCAGCACGTCGGAGGATTGCACGCGGAACTTCAGCCCCTTCGCGTCCTCCGGCTCCAGAAGCGGCTTGTTGGCGGAGAACTGCTTCAGCCCGTTGTGCCAGAACCGCAGGCCCATCACGCCGCGCTTGACCATGCTGGACTTGAGTTCCTGGATCTCGTCGGTGCCCTGGAACTCGTCCACCGCTTCCATGTTCTTGAACATGAAGGGCAGGTCGAAGATGCGGAACTTCTTGGTGAACTGCTCGAACTTGGAGAGCGAGGGCGCGATCATCTGCACGTCGCCGAGCAGCAGGGCCTCCATCTCCTTGTCATCGCCGTAGAGCGAGGAGTTCGGGAACACCTCCACGCACACCTTGCCGTTCATCTCCTCGTTCACGCGCTGGGCGAAGAGGGCGGCCGCGAGGCCCTTGGGATGCTTGTCGGCATTGGTGACATGGCTGAACTTGATCACGGTCTCGCCGGGGTCGCACTGGGCGAAGGCCGAACCGGCCGCGAGGGTGAGAGCCGCCGCGGCGGCAAAGGTCGCAAGACGCATGGATGTATCCTCCCAGGATCTTCATTGGCCGGCATCTGCCGGCATTCGGCCGGCGTTGACCGGCTCACGCAGGGATAACAGCAGAGCGGAGGGCCGCCGCGCAAGCATCACGATCACGCCGCTTTGAGGCGGGCTTTTTCATTTCATTTCAATATCTTGCCTTACCATGCACATACCGCACCGCACCATGCGGAAGACAGGGTGTGGAAAATCGCACGGATCGCCGCCGGGCATTCCGATTTCCCGCCCGCGGCCTGACAGCGCACCGAATCACGCCCCGCGCATCGCCCCCGCGAAGCGCGGCCACACGTCGGCGCGGCCCGCGGCCGCCCACGGGCCCGGGCATCGGGCGCATCGGGCGCCTCGCGACATGCGCGGGACGCGTGGCCGCGGTTGCGCACCGTGCAAGTGCACACCCGAATGCCCCGCCCCTGACCGGGGAGCACAGCGGGGGCGACGCGCCGCGACATGCGCAGGGAGACTGCACGCGGGAGCGCCGCCTGGCATGCGGGCAGAGCGGCGCCCACCGGTCGCCGTGCGGCACGCGCGCGGCACCGCCGGTGCGTTCCGAAGGCGTGTGCGCAGGGCGTCGCCCACGGGGCGCCGCGCGGCATGCGCGCGCGGCGCCGCCAGTGCGCTCTGGTGACAGGTGAAAAGAACGGACCTCGCAGGCACTTTGCGGCACGCCGGGGCACGCGGCGCCGGCGGTGCGCTCCGACGGCGGTGCACTCCGGCGGCGGGGGTCGCCTCCGGTCAGTCCGCGTCGGCCTCGCTGCGGAACAGCTCGGGCTGCAGGCCGTGGCGCTTGAGCTTGTCATAGAGGGTCTTGCGCGGCAGGGCGAGCAGGTCGCAGGCCTCCGCCACCCGGCCGCCGGTGGCGCGCAGCGCCTCGGCGATCAGCGCGCGCTCCACCCGGTTCACCTGGCCGGCGAGGCCCGGTTCCTCCGCCGGGGCCTCCGCCTCCGCAAGGCCGAGCAGCCGCCGCTCGGCGACATTGCGCAGTTCGCGCAGGTTTCCGGGCCAGGGCCGGGCCAGCAGCCCCGCCAGTTCCCCCGGCGCGAGCGGCGGAACGGGGCGGGCGAACCGCCCGGCGGCCGCTTCGGTGAAATGCCGGTAGAGGGCGGGAATGTCCCCGGCCCGGCTGCGCAGCGGCGGGATGTCGAGCCGCGCCACGTCCAGCCGGAAGAACAGGTCGGCGCGCAGCGCACCGGAGCCGACCAGCGCCCGCGGGTCGGCGTTGGTGGCGGCCATGATCGACAGGCCCAGCCGGGTCACGCCCTCCGGCCCCTGGATCTCCCGCGCCTCGACCAGGCGCAGCAGCGCCGGCTGCCGGGACGGCGGCATGGAGCCGATCTCGTCGAGAAACAGCGTGCCGCCCTGCGCGCGCCGCGCCGCGCCCTCCTGCCCCTTGGCACCGAAGAGCACCGGCTCCGCCAGATCCTCGGTGAGCAGCGCGCAGTTTACCGCCACGAAGGGCCCGCCGGGGTGGCGCAGGTCATGGATGGCCCGGGCGGCCAGTTCCTTGCCGGTGCCGGTCTCGCCGGTGATGAGCAGGTCGGCCGGGGTGGCGCCGAGGGTGCGGATGCGCGCGCGCAGCCGCTCGGCCGGCTCCGAGGCGCCGATCACCCGCGCCGCGGGGTCCGCCCCCGAGAGCGCCTGGCGCAGGGCGCGGTTCTCCAGCACCAGCCGGCGCTTCTCGCAGGCCCGGGTGGCGACCTCGACGAGCTGTGCCGGCGGGCACGGCTTCTCCAGGAAGTCATAGGCCCCCGCCCCCATTGCGCGCACCGCCATCGGGATGTCGCCGTGGCCGGTGAGCAGCACCACCGGCAGGTCCGGGTCCAGCGCGCGGATGCGCGCCAGCAGGTCGAACCCGTCACGCCCGGGCATGCGCACGTCGGAGATCACCGCGCCGGGGAAGCCCGCGGTCACGTGGTCCATCGCCTCGATCAGGGCGCTGGCGGTGCGCACCTCGAAGCCGGCGAGGTCCAGCGTCTGGGCCAGGGCGGTGCGCACGGCGCGTTCGTCGTCCACCAGCAGGATGAGGGGGAGGGCATCGGTCATGCGGCTTCCTCGCGCGCGCCTTCGGTGAGGGTCACGGTGAACACCGCGCCACCGTCGGGATGGGTGGCCCCGCGGATCACGCCGCCGAAGCTCTGCACGATGCCGTAGGAGATCGACAGGCCAAGGCCCAGGCCATGCCCCTCCCCCACCTGCTTGGTGGTGTAGAACGGGTCGAACAGCCGGCCGGCGGCATCCTCGGAAAGGCCGGGGCCGCTGTCACGCACGCTCAGGCTCACCCGCCCGTCGCCGGCGCGCGTGGCACTGATCCCGATGTGCGGCGCGGGTTGGCCGCGCATCGCGTCCGCGGCGTTGGAGAGCAGGTTCACCAGCACCTGCGCGAGGCGCACGCCGCCGCCGCGCACCACGATGCCGCCGGGCGCCCAGTCCACCGTCACCCCCTCCTCGGCGAAGCGGCCCTCGAGCAGGCCCAGGCTGTCGGCCACCACCTGGTCCAGCGCCACGTCGCGCAGTTCCTCGCCCTCCCGGCGCACGAAGGCGCGCAGGTTGCGGATGATCCGGGCCATGCGGGCGGTGAGATCGGCGATCTGGGTGAGGTTCTCGCGCGCCTCCGCCTCGCGGCCACGGTCGAGCAGGATGGTGCCGTTCTCCGCGAAGGAGCGGATGGCGGCAAGCGGCTGGTTCAGCTCGTGGCTGATGCCGGCAGACATCTGCCCGAGGGCGGAGAGCTTGCCCGCCTGAACGAGGTCGTCCTGCGCGCGGCGCAGCGCCTCCTCCGCCGCGCGGCGCTCGGCCACCTCGCCGATCAGCCGGTGGTTGGTGCGGGTGAGCTCGCGCGTGCGCTCGCCCACCAGGCGCGAGAGCTCGGCGCGGGTGTCCTCCTCAAACTGCAGCCGGGCGGCCAGCGCGGCCCGGCGCTGCGCCAGCAGCAGCCAGCCCAGCCCCAGCACCAGCACCACGGCGCCGGAGGACACGCCCGTCAGCCGGGCGCCGGACAGCACCTCCCCGGTGTCGAGCAGGATATGGGCGTCGAACCCCAGCGGGTTCACCGGCTGCGACAGGTGCAGCACCGTGCCCGGGCGCAGGCCGAACTCCGCCCAGGGCGCGCCCACCGTCCAGGTTTCCCGGCCCTCGATGCTGCCGCGGCCGAACTCCGGCAGGTTGCGCAGCGGCGCCCGGTCATACTGGCGCGACAGGATCATCTCGGTCAGCTCACGGTCCGGCAGCAGTGCCGTGGTGCGGAACACCAGCCCGGGTTTCGAGGCGATGAACACCACGGAATTGCGGTCCGTGAACCAGATCAGGTCCTGCTCGTCCTGCCAGCCGGCCTCCAGCACCTCCACGTCCACCTTCACCGCCACGACGCCGATCACCGTGTTGTCGGGCGCGCGCACGGGGCTGGCGAAGAAATAGCCGCGCAGCGCGGTGATGGAGCCCCGGGCGTGGTAGCGGCCCAGCCCCCCGGCCAGCGCGTCGCGGAAATAGGGGCGGAAAGTGTAGTTGTTGCCGATGAACGTGGGCTCGCGGCGCCAGTTGGAGGCGGCGATGGTGAGCCCGTCCGGGCGCATCAGGTAGATGTCGAGCGCGCCGGTGAAACCCGCGAGCCGCTCCATCAGCTCGTTCGCCTCCGGGATGGCGCCGGGCATGTCGCCGAGGCTGCGCGCGATCACCGGCATCTCCGCCACCAGGCGCGGCAGGGCGCGGTAGCGGTCGATCTGGCCTTCCAGGCGGTCGCGCGCCAGGCGCAGGGTGTTCTCGCCCCGCGCGGCAAGGCGGTCCATGCCGGTGCTGCGCCCGGCCCACCACCCCACGCCGCCCGCCAGCAGCGTGGCCGCGAGGATCAGGCAGAACGGCAGATAGCGGCGCATGGCACCTCCGGTTCGCGGCGAGGGCGGCAGATTAGGGGCTTCCCCCGTTGCGCGGAAGTCCCCATGGTCGACAAGCCGGCCCGGGCTGGTTAACCATGTGCCCGGTCCGGGAGGAGAACCACTACATGAAACCTGAAATCCTGATGATGGGCCCCATGCACCCGGTGTGCATGACGGCCCTGGAAGACGCCTACACCATCCACCGTTACTGGGAAGCGGACAACAAGACCGCCTTCCTGGCCGAGAACGGCCCCGGCATCCGCGCCGTGGCCACCAATGGCCACCTGGGCTGCCCGGAAGCGATCATCACCGCGCTGCCGAAACTGGAGATCATCTCCAGCTACGGCGTGGGCTATGACGCGATCCCGGTGAAATTCGCCATCGAGCATGGCGCGAGGATCACCAACACGCCGAACGTGCTGAACGACGCCGTGGCCGAGATGGCGCTGGGGCTGATGCTGGCGCTGTGCCGGCGCATCCCGCAGGCCGATGCCTTCATGCGCGAGGGCAAATGGGCCAAGGGCGGCTATCCGCTCACCGGCGAGCTGACCGACCGCAAGGTGGGCATCCTCGGGCTGGGGCGGATCGGCAAGGAAATCGCGAAGCGCTGCGAGGCGTTCAAGATGACCGTGGTCTATCACGGCCGCCGCGCCCAGGAGGGCGTGGAGTGGCAGTATTACGGCGATCTCGAGGAGATGGCCCGTGACGTGGACTGGCTGGTGGTCATCGCCCCCGGCTCGGCCGAGACGAAGGGCATCGTGAGCCGCAAGGTGCTGGAGGCCCTCGGGCCGGACGGCGCCATCGTGAACGTGGCCCGCGGCGCGCTGATCGACGAGGCGGCGATGGCCGAGCTGCTGGCCAGCGGCGGCCTGGGCGGCGCGGCCCTCGACGTGTTCGAGGAGGAGCCCCTGCCGGACGTCACGCCCTTCCTGCTCGACAATGTCGTGCTCTCGCCCCACCAGGGCTCGGCCACCTACAAGACCCGGGCGGCCATGGGCCAGCTGGTGGTGGACAATCTCGCCGCGCATTTCGCCGGCAAGCCGCTGATCTCCGAAGTCACGGAGTGAGGCCGCCGGCCCCGCCCACCCGGGCGGGGCCGACACGCGCTCAGTGCGCCGGCGCGCCGCCGCCTTCCGCCGCGGGCTTGCGCACCAGCGGCAGCATGAACAGCATCAGCGCGAACATCACCCCCAGCAGCAGGAACACGTCGGCGAAGGACATCACCATCGCCTGCTGCTGCACGATGCCGGCAAGCTGGCTCAGCGCCGCCTGCTCCGCGTTGCCGCCCAGCACCGGGGTGAAGGCGGCCGTGATGTTCTCGAGCTGCTGTTCGGCCCAGGGCGCGCCCCAGGAAACATG of Paroceanicella profunda contains these proteins:
- the fabI gene encoding enoyl-ACP reductase FabI, which codes for MSGKRGLIMGVANDKSIAWGIARECAAAGAEIAFTFQGEALERRVRPLAESIGSDMILPCDVTDPASIDAAFAAIEARWGKLDFIVHAIGFSDKNELRGRYVDTSYANFELTMNVSVYSFTAVAQRAEKLMGDGGSMLTLTYYGSERVMPHYNVMGIAKSALECSVRYMAMDLGPRGIRVNSLSAGPIKTLAASGIGDFRYILKWNELNSPLRRNVTTTDVGKAGMYLLSDLSSGVTGENHHVDSGYHVVGMKAEDAPDIDVVSGRKE
- the gpt gene encoding xanthine phosphoribosyltransferase → MTDRLPHEKGFHVSWDQIHRDSRALAWRLDHQGPGEGGVWTAVVAITRGGMAPAMILARELDIRVVDTISVKSYDHQTQAEAHVLKAPDAAMMGDGTGILVVDDLVDSGKTLELVRSLYPKAHFATVYAKPKGRPMVDTYVTEVSQDTWIFFPWDMALQYVEPYRGR
- a CDS encoding TerB family tellurite resistance protein; this encodes MFSNFFESLMAASGGERRLHADDERLALAALLVRVARADGVYEASERAEIDRVLAARFALSTPDTEALRRSAEAVENDAPDTVRFTRTLKDAVPYEQRLGLVEALWQVALADDRRSNAENNLLRLVVNLLGVSDRDSGIARQTVQDRLGAGGPATQGGPWGA
- a CDS encoding TRAP transporter large permease, producing MDVALLFIMIVGLLLVGVPIAVALGFSSMVFLLVLSDTSLGAVAQTFFNAMAGHYTLTAIPFFVLASTFMSTGGVARRIIRFAIACVGHMPGGLAIAGVFSCMMFAALSGSSPATVVAIGSIVITAMRQQGYSKDFAAGVICNAGTLGILIPPSIVMVVYAAATDVSVGRMFLAGVIPGILAGFMLMLAIYVVARLRNLPRGEWQGWGEVGTGARDAFWGLLLIVVIMVGIYGVPGLTPALFTPTEAAAVAAVYAFFVANFVYRDMGPLAGTDGRPLPFHRRPLSPVTAFFHPDTRKALFESGKLTVMLMFIIANALILKHVLTDEQIPQELAASLLDAGLSWWSFLIVVNVILLIGGQFMEPSGLIVIVAPLIFPIAVDLGIDPIHLGIIMVVNMEIGMITPPVGLNLFVTSGVAGMSVMRVVKAALPFVAVLFVFLIMVTYIPALSTWLPNSRMGPEIIVK
- a CDS encoding TRAP transporter small permease; translation: MSGKTIEPAGPVARFVNGFEETAIAVLLGLMTLITFINVPIRYLFNGVILPQVEFLWAVEMTGYLFAWLVIFGISYCVKVSANLGVDALIMVFPLPVRRMFGGFAVLVCILYALLLLKGSWDYWAPFANLPPTTGRWLPTGFVPQFLPQGWYEVSDIPMPGFLEFLSGWFNDGDEYEKIPRVLPYLILPLGFALLTFRFVQAAVRLGRGEIENVIASHEAEELVEDAAARADKEG
- a CDS encoding TRAP transporter substrate-binding protein encodes the protein MRLATFAAAAALTLAAGSAFAQCDPGETVIKFSHVTNADKHPKGLAAALFAQRVNEEMNGKVCVEVFPNSSLYGDDKEMEALLLGDVQMIAPSLSKFEQFTKKFRIFDLPFMFKNMEAVDEFQGTDEIQELKSSMVKRGVMGLRFWHNGLKQFSANKPLLEPEDAKGLKFRVQSSDVLVAQMSALGASPQKMAFSEVYGALQTGVVDGQENTWSNIYGQKFFEVQDGSTETNHGLLDYLVAVNAQWWMGLPEDVRTQISQILDEVTDERNAEVNAVDMAARQAILDAGGVIRELTPEQRKDWVVAMKPVWEQFEKDVSPEFIALAQSINDKH
- a CDS encoding sigma-54-dependent transcriptional regulator gives rise to the protein MTDALPLILLVDDERAVRTALAQTLDLAGFEVRTASALIEAMDHVTAGFPGAVISDVRMPGRDGFDLLARIRALDPDLPVVLLTGHGDIPMAVRAMGAGAYDFLEKPCPPAQLVEVATRACEKRRLVLENRALRQALSGADPAARVIGASEPAERLRARIRTLGATPADLLITGETGTGKELAARAIHDLRHPGGPFVAVNCALLTEDLAEPVLFGAKGQEGAARRAQGGTLFLDEIGSMPPSRQPALLRLVEAREIQGPEGVTRLGLSIMAATNADPRALVGSGALRADLFFRLDVARLDIPPLRSRAGDIPALYRHFTEAAAGRFARPVPPLAPGELAGLLARPWPGNLRELRNVAERRLLGLAEAEAPAEEPGLAGQVNRVERALIAEALRATGGRVAEACDLLALPRKTLYDKLKRHGLQPELFRSEADAD
- a CDS encoding sensor histidine kinase gives rise to the protein MRRYLPFCLILAATLLAGGVGWWAGRSTGMDRLAARGENTLRLARDRLEGQIDRYRALPRLVAEMPVIARSLGDMPGAIPEANELMERLAGFTGALDIYLMRPDGLTIAASNWRREPTFIGNNYTFRPYFRDALAGGLGRYHARGSITALRGYFFASPVRAPDNTVIGVVAVKVDVEVLEAGWQDEQDLIWFTDRNSVVFIASKPGLVFRTTALLPDRELTEMILSRQYDRAPLRNLPEFGRGSIEGRETWTVGAPWAEFGLRPGTVLHLSQPVNPLGFDAHILLDTGEVLSGARLTGVSSGAVVLVLGLGWLLLAQRRAALAARLQFEEDTRAELSRLVGERTRELTRTNHRLIGEVAERRAAEEALRRAQDDLVQAGKLSALGQMSAGISHELNQPLAAIRSFAENGTILLDRGREAEARENLTQIADLTARMARIIRNLRAFVRREGEELRDVALDQVVADSLGLLEGRFAEEGVTVDWAPGGIVVRGGGVRLAQVLVNLLSNAADAMRGQPAPHIGISATRAGDGRVSLSVRDSGPGLSEDAAGRLFDPFYTTKQVGEGHGLGLGLSISYGIVQSFGGVIRGATHPDGGAVFTVTLTEGAREEAA
- a CDS encoding 2-hydroxyacid dehydrogenase, which gives rise to MKPEILMMGPMHPVCMTALEDAYTIHRYWEADNKTAFLAENGPGIRAVATNGHLGCPEAIITALPKLEIISSYGVGYDAIPVKFAIEHGARITNTPNVLNDAVAEMALGLMLALCRRIPQADAFMREGKWAKGGYPLTGELTDRKVGILGLGRIGKEIAKRCEAFKMTVVYHGRRAQEGVEWQYYGDLEEMARDVDWLVVIAPGSAETKGIVSRKVLEALGPDGAIVNVARGALIDEAAMAELLASGGLGGAALDVFEEEPLPDVTPFLLDNVVLSPHQGSATYKTRAAMGQLVVDNLAAHFAGKPLISEVTE